From Arachis hypogaea cultivar Tifrunner chromosome 3, arahy.Tifrunner.gnm2.J5K5, whole genome shotgun sequence:
CACTACCATTGCTGCATTTCAACCCTAATGCCCCCAAGAATGATGATGGATCACTTGAGGTTGCACCAACTTGAGCTGCTTTCTGCAACAATGCCGTCGCCGACATGTTCGCCGACGACGAAGAAGCACATGTTTGATGGGGTTGATGTTGTGAGCTATACAATGAAGGAACATTAACAATGCTTCCTAGTATTGGAAGCGATGTAGTAATAGTACTAGTAATAGTGTTGTTGCTACTTAGATCTTGGCTTGGATTGGTCGAAATTTTGGATCCGAATACCCAGTTCAGAtggtaattattgttattagtagCCATTGTTGCTtcttgacgatgatgatgatgatggtccATCCAAAGGGATAATCCTCTTGTTGTTGTTTGGTTATTTGTGGCTTCTTCAGTGAATGGAATTGGCTTATTGCAAATTGAAGCAAATTGGGTTgccatgttattattattattatgatgcgGGGCCATGGAGGTTCCTATCATCATGTTATTGTAACCAAtaatgttattgttattattattagccCCTAATGTTGAGTTGTTTATGCTTGATGCTGCATTTACCCTAGCTGTTTCTTCTGCCAATGCGTCACAAAATGCCCTGTGAGTTATGAAGCTATCCCTCCTGCAAATAATAACAATACTAAcattagaaatttaattttgagtAATGATAGAGATTATTACAGTCACATTATATTATAATAAGttactaaataaatttattacaaagctcactaaaaataaacttttgttaaatttgaattttgataatTCCAAAACCATGATCTTTTGTCGTTTAGGACTATAGAATCATCACAAAAGAAGCTAAGCCTTATCaaagagagaacaaaaaaaaaaaaaaaagacctgtGTATGCATGTGTGTGGCATCTTTCAAGCCCTTTAATTTGTTTGAACTAGAGAGACCCTTCTTCTACCTTTTTTTCACTCTTAAAAGCCAAATAGAGCAATAGACAGCAGGCACCCACAACTCATAAAACCACATATATAGTACACACAAGAAACGACAAAGAAATGCATTagataaagagaaagaaaacatcTTTTTCCACACTCTACTTAGATACTAGTTTAATGTCTCACTTAGTAACCGTCTCAAGatagaaatagaaaagaagataTAAAGACTCACTTgtagttatttttatgtaaaaatattaattgaaaatCGTTGTATAATAGTTAAGTTAAACATATTAAATAATTACAGGTGAGTTTTCATCTAATGAAAAACAATGATAAAAACACAATTACCAAACACAACCTTATTTTAAATAAGGTCGAAACTCAGTGCAGTGCAGtagactttacgtgaagttgatagttgagaattgttagataaaattttagtcaaattaataaaattatttaagcaCTCTCAATTaccaacttcacgtgaagtcgactcaCCTAAGTTTCCACCTTTAAAGAATTAGGGTTAGTTAATTACCGTGAAAAGATGGTTCCACAATCACACTTATATTCTCTTGTACCACAGGTTTTGGAGTGGGCTTTCCAGTCGGACTGAACCGCGTAACGCTTGGAGCATTTGTCGCACTTCCACTTCTTCTCGCCGTGCTTCCGGCAAAAGTGCTTCTTGATTCCGGTCAAGTCTCCCAAAGCCCTTGAAGGGTGGTTGTGGACACATGTTTTCTCCGGACACACGTATACACGCTTCTTTGGTTCTTTATTTGTTCTTTGTTTTAGCTTCCATGGAAGGTTGTGTCCTCTTCTATGGAGTTGAAGGTTTTGATCCCTTTGGAAACCCTTCCCACAGGTTTCACACAAGAACCTGTTTGTAGCCATTAGTGTCTTTGGGGATAAGGCTATTACTTCCGCTTCCGGATCTGATCATCAATATTCAAACCAATGGAGCACATTCATATATATTATAACTCATCAATCATCATGATAAAGAAAATCACTCTGCTGTACAAATATTCTGCATAAACACAggattcgaaaaaaaaaaacagtatccAAAAAATTGAATGTAACTTAATAACTATATACATGCCTGGGTTTCCTGGGAGGTTTCTCTTCCTCTtcaaagaaggaggaggagtaGTAGTTGGATTCTGATTCTGATGATGAGGGAAAGCGTTAGAGAGTTCTCCATGATCCATATTTTGAAGGATCAGCATCTCTCTTGTATAGTAGTTTGTTTATGTTGAGTTCTGAGTATATGTATGAGTTA
This genomic window contains:
- the LOC112789849 gene encoding zinc finger protein MAGPIE, whose product is MLILQNMDHGELSNAFPHHQNQNPTTTPPPSLKRKRNLPGNPDPEAEVIALSPKTLMATNRFLCETCGKGFQRDQNLQLHRRGHNLPWKLKQRTNKEPKKRVYVCPEKTCVHNHPSRALGDLTGIKKHFCRKHGEKKWKCDKCSKRYAVQSDWKAHSKTCGTREYKCDCGTIFSRRDSFITHRAFCDALAEETARVNAASSINNSTLGANNNNNNIIGYNNMMIGTSMAPHHNNNNNMATQFASICNKPIPFTEEATNNQTTTRGLSLWMDHHHHHRQEATMATNNNNYHLNWVFGSKISTNPSQDLSSNNTITSTITTSLPILGSIVNVPSLYSSQHQPHQTCASSSSANMSATALLQKAAQVGATSSDPSSFLGALGLKCSNGSDQGQDGNNNKFCGVYGSSLVLTSSSNNINREAENNELSQMHPSKRRHVMPNEESGGGQTRDFLGVGGANHHLPPFINQSLDLI